In Janthinobacterium agaricidamnosum NBRC 102515 = DSM 9628, the DNA window TTGACATTTTACTCACACGGTTGCCCGGTATAACGCTCACTAGCGGAAAACCGCATCATTTAAAACAGACTACGAAGGAAAGATTGACATGAAAACGATGCGTCTCGCGGCCCTTGCCGCACTCGTCTTTGGCAGTGTGCTGGCGCACGCCGAAACGCAGAATGTGATGACTGGCCTGACACGCACCCAGTTGCTGCGCCATGACGTCAGTGTCGCCGGCCGCGAAGTGATACAAGTGCGCGTGGATTTCGAGCGCGGTACTTTTGCCGATTTCCATTCGCACCCGGGAGAGGAAATTGCCTTTGTTGTCGAGGGCACCATGGAATACCAGTTTCAAGGCCAGCCAGCAGTCATCCTGAACAAGGGCGATTCGCTATTCATTCCGGCCGGTACCAATCATTCGGCCAAGAACATTGGCGAGGGCAAGGCGTCCGAACTGGCGACCTATTTCGTCGACAAGAGCAAGCCCCTGGTGGTGCCGGCGCATTAAGAATCTGTCCCGGTAGAAAATATATTGCCTGCCGAAATAGATTCCAAACCGTCGCCAGAGTGGCGCCGCGGCGAGCAGCCGCCAACCTTGCGGTATTTATTGTAAATGCCGCTTTATTTTTGATTGGAGTTCCTATGCCTGACCATACCCCAGACTCGCTCTCGCGCCGCCGTTTTGTCGGCGTAGCGGCAGCGACCGCCGCCGCCGGTACGTTCGTCCAGTTCGCCTCGGCGGCAGGCCTGCCGGCCCTCACCGTGGTCGCGTCGGCGGCGGGCGGCGACCCGGCCGCGATTCGTCCGCTGCGCGTGCATGTGCCGGATGCGGAATTGGTCGAGTTAAGGCGGCGCATCAAGGCAAGCCGCTGGCCGGAGCGGGAAACGGTGGCCGATGGCACGCAGGGCGTGCCGCTGGCGACCATGCAGACGCTGGCGCGCCATTGGGCCGGCGCTTATGATTGGCGCAAGTGCGAGGCCAGGCTGAATGCATTGCCTCAGTTCCTGACTGAAATCGACGGTCTCGATATTCATTTCATGCATATCCGTTCGCAGCATGAAAATGCCTTGCCGCTCATCATCACGCACGGCTGGCCGGGTTCCTTCATCGAGCTGTTGAAGATTATCGATCCGCTGGTCAATCCGACTGCCCACGGGGGCAGCGCGGCGGACGCGTTTCACCTGGTGATTCCATCGTTGCCGGGTTACGGATTTTCAGGCAAGCCTGGTACAAGCGGATGGGGCCCGGAACGCACGGCAAGCGCCTGGCTGATATTGATGAAGCGGCTGGGATACGCGCAATTCGTGGCACAGGGCGGCGACCTGGGCGCGGTTGTCTGCAATGTGATGGCCAGGCAGGCGCCACCGGAGCTGCTGGGCATTCATGTCAACTTCCCCGGCACGGTTCCGCTGGATATCATCAAGGCGATTCAGGCTGGCCAGCCCGCGCCGGCCAGTCTTTCTGCAGAGGAAAGGCGCGCGTATCAGCAACTGACCCTGTCATTCACGAAGCGGCGCGCCTACGCGCTGGAGCAGGGCACGCGGCCGCAAACCTTGTACGGCCTGGCCGATTCCCCGATCGCCCTGGCCTCGTGGATGATCGATCACGGCGATGGTTTCGACCAGCCGGCGGCGGCACTGACGTCGGCCGTCTACGGGCGGCCGATCAACGGTCATTCCGCCGGCGACCTGACGCTCGACGATCTGCTCGACGATATCACGCTGTATTGGCTGACCAATACCGGGGTGTCGGCGGCACGCTTCTATTGGGAGTCGCACTTCAATTTCTACGGCGCCGCCGACGTTGCGGTGCCTGCCGCAGTGAGCGTATTTCCCGGCGAGATTTATCAGGCGCCGCGCAGCTGGGCGCAAAGCGCCTATCGCAACCTGGTCTATTACAACCAGGTCGACAAGGGCGGCCATTTTGCCGCGTGGGAGCAGGCCGCGTTATTTTCGGAGGAGGTGCGCGCCGGCTTCCGGCCAATGCGCAAATAAATCATCGACAAGGTCCGGCGGCGATCGCCGGACTTTTTCAACGCTTGCCTGCCTGCGCGGGCAGGCTAAAACGTGACGATACAAGTCGAGACCCCCAGCGGCAGCCTGCTGCGGCCATTCAAGTTCATGACCCCAGTAGAATAAAAGCCGAACTTGCCATCTTTCTTGACCGCGACGACAAAGTGGCCGTAGTCGACCGCACCCTCGTCCATTTTTCTGGCTTTACTCAAGGCGTTTATAAACTGCATGTGTCCCCATCCCAGCGGATCGTAATCATTGGGCTTGACCCTGGCGACTTCTTTGCCGTCGATCATGCTTCGGTCCAGGTGTTTGCTGTCGCCATCGTGGTAAAAATTGTAGTGGCCCGCCGATTCGCTGACCACGATGCTGCAGCCATTGACGCCGCCGGTCATGACGATGGTACCATCGGGAACATTTTTAGGAACGGGCACCCAGCCTACGCCACGCTGCAGCCAAGGATAAAAAAAGTCTTTATTGTTGTAGTTTCGTTCGACTGCCAGCAGGCTGACAAAACCGGCCTCGAGTTGAGAAGCTTCGATGAAGCAGGGGCCACCCCTGACAAAGTCACCGCTATTGCGGAACGAACCGGGTTTCGGCCCCGTGATGTAGGCATTGCGTTCGCAAGCGTTTCTGGGGTCGCTTCGTAGTGCATTTAATGACATGGCATGATCTTTCCGGGAAGGTGAGTACGGTTCGTCGCCGAAGTAATGCTGAAGCTCCGTCACATCGGCAGCGCAGCAGCTTTCTTCGAACTTGCTGTAAATTACGCTTCCCGCAACCAATCGGATGCAGGCCGGCCCGCTTCAGCGCGCGTCGTCCGCTACGCCTTTGGCCGCGCTCCTTCTTGCCAGCCATTCGCGGCCGCCGCCATGCAGCGCCTTGGCGATGACCGGCGCGGGCAGGCTGTAGACGGTGGCCCAGCTGGCGCGGCCATCGGCGGTATTGGCCGGAAAACTGTCGGCTTCGATCGGCCAGTGATATTTGCGTTTCAAGGTCTTGACGATGGCCGCGAGCGTCACGCGGCCTTGCAGCGGTTCGGCGCCGGTCTGGTCGCCATCCGACAGCAGTACGGCCAGCACGGCGCCCCTGGCGGTCAGCGGGCCGGGGAATGTGGGGGATTTGTTTGTCATCGGCGCATTTTAGCCGCGTTTGCCGGGAAGGCCGTACTTTGCCGTGCGCGGCTACCGGCGGGGCATCACCGCATATAGCTGGCCATTGCAGAAAATATCATGTATTGCAAAAAAATAAAAGCTCGCCGCAGTGCGCTTTTATTGTGATGCATCCGAAATAAGCTAGTCGATGCGATCGGGATCCGTATCGATGAAAAATTTAAACCGGTCGAGGCGCAGTCGCGCAGCATTACGCAGGTGGCCGTGCTGGTCGATGCGCCAGGAAGTCGACAGCCTGGCGCAATTGATGTCGACGCTCAAGGTCGATAATACGGTCGCAGCGCGGCTCCGGATTCGCGCCTGATCTCTTCGCCGGTCAGCAACCCTGGCTGCCCAGCAGCGTTTGCAACTGGTCGAAGTCGATCGGCTTGGTCAGGTGATGGTCGAAGCCCGCTTCCAGCGCCAGTTGCTTGTCGCTATCCTGGCCCCAGCCGGTCGCGGCGATCAGCGTCATGCCGGCGCCCCAGCTGGTCTGGCGCAGGCGGCGCGCCAGTTCATAGCCGTTCATGTCGGGCAAGCCGATGTCGAGCAGCGCGATGTGCGGCGTGAATTCCTGCGCCAGCGCCAGGCCGTGCGCGGCGTTGCCGGTGTTGCGGGCCTGGTAGCCCAGCAAGTCGAGCGCCATGGTCAGCGTTTCGGCGGCGTCGATATTGTCGTCCACCACCATCACGCGCAGCGCCTGCTTTTCATGTACCGGCGCGGCGGCGGCATCGGTGTCGACGGCCGCGTCGGTCAACGGCAGCCGCACGGTAAAAGTGCTGCCCAGTCCGGCGCCCTGGCTATCGGCGCTGATAGTGCCGCCGTGTAGCGCGACCAGGCCACGCACCAGCGCCAGGCCGATGCCGAGTCCGCCTTTCGAACGTTCCAGCGCCGGCTCCAGCTGGGAAAACATTTCAAAGATATTCGACAGCGATTCTGGCGGAATGCCGATGCCGCTGTCGGCCACGCTGATGACGGCGTAGCCATCCCGGCGTTGCGCCGCGAGCCGGATCTGGCCGCCCGCCGGCGTGTATTTGCAGGCATTGGTCAGCAAGTTGACGATCACCTGGGTCAGCCGGGTGGCGTCGGCGTCGATCGCGATATTTTCCTCGGGCAAGCTGATGGTCAGTGTGTGCCGGGCCGCTTCGATCATGTCGTGCACGTCGGCCGCGGCGGCCCGCATGACGCTGGCCAGGTCGATGATGCTGCGCCGCAGGGCCATGCGGCCCTGGGTGATGCGTGACACTTCCATCAAGTCGTCGATCAAATGGGTCATGTGCTGCATCTGGCGCTCGAATACGCCGAGCACCCGGTTATGGGTGGGTTCGCCTTGCGATTGCAATTTCAGGATTTCCAGCGCGCTGCGCATCGGCGCCAGCGGG includes these proteins:
- a CDS encoding ATP-binding protein → MFEHAACGLLLADANGNILRANSTLCHWLGYLSAELTGGAMRIQDLLTIGGRVFHQTHCAPMLQVQGSVAEVQFDLRHRNQSRIPMLINIVRRNHGGAIFDEFALFIATDRRSYERELLAARKAAEASLEAKLGAEAQLKAINQQLSAADRRKDEFLATLAHELRNPLAPMRSALEILKLQSQGEPTHNRVLGVFERQMQHMTHLIDDLMEVSRITQGRMALRRSIIDLASVMRAAAADVHDMIEAARHTLTISLPEENIAIDADATRLTQVIVNLLTNACKYTPAGGQIRLAAQRRDGYAVISVADSGIGIPPESLSNIFEMFSQLEPALERSKGGLGIGLALVRGLVALHGGTISADSQGAGLGSTFTVRLPLTDAAVDTDAAAAPVHEKQALRVMVVDDNIDAAETLTMALDLLGYQARNTGNAAHGLALAQEFTPHIALLDIGLPDMNGYELARRLRQTSWGAGMTLIAATGWGQDSDKQLALEAGFDHHLTKPIDFDQLQTLLGSQGC
- a CDS encoding cupin domain-containing protein, which codes for MKTMRLAALAALVFGSVLAHAETQNVMTGLTRTQLLRHDVSVAGREVIQVRVDFERGTFADFHSHPGEEIAFVVEGTMEYQFQGQPAVILNKGDSLFIPAGTNHSAKNIGEGKASELATYFVDKSKPLVVPAH
- a CDS encoding epoxide hydrolase family protein, translating into MPDHTPDSLSRRRFVGVAAATAAAGTFVQFASAAGLPALTVVASAAGGDPAAIRPLRVHVPDAELVELRRRIKASRWPERETVADGTQGVPLATMQTLARHWAGAYDWRKCEARLNALPQFLTEIDGLDIHFMHIRSQHENALPLIITHGWPGSFIELLKIIDPLVNPTAHGGSAADAFHLVIPSLPGYGFSGKPGTSGWGPERTASAWLILMKRLGYAQFVAQGGDLGAVVCNVMARQAPPELLGIHVNFPGTVPLDIIKAIQAGQPAPASLSAEERRAYQQLTLSFTKRRAYALEQGTRPQTLYGLADSPIALASWMIDHGDGFDQPAAALTSAVYGRPINGHSAGDLTLDDLLDDITLYWLTNTGVSAARFYWESHFNFYGAADVAVPAAVSVFPGEIYQAPRSWAQSAYRNLVYYNQVDKGGHFAAWEQAALFSEEVRAGFRPMRK